The following proteins are co-located in the Dromiciops gliroides isolate mDroGli1 chromosome 2, mDroGli1.pri, whole genome shotgun sequence genome:
- the FAM217B gene encoding LOW QUALITY PROTEIN: protein FAM217B (The sequence of the model RefSeq protein was modified relative to this genomic sequence to represent the inferred CDS: deleted 1 base in 1 codon) → MGPGMKDCPLLLPRGTQKKESQTYETRQRMVTSNSGTSLPNIKGIKKPFPQLTSSSSRLSKNISSTTEKTSHSNLDDVQSRSFYKKGSRMNEACQKSSSMNVGPPLNRAKGSKKKDPLEKRRVNLNYPLIPSQLKSSIIDISQRTEDELKASSYTEGDPKRNIPVSVAEAAPFGSRFPEPSMGKLFLDFQSLSIIKEDADEDSASDLSDSERIPIPPSPFTPPELNLRAEEIDPVCFDPHADQGSEQTEYYYPDFLPPPFNSWDLNNIASSTSTEHKNEHLSQTIESLGKYIDRLVQLEWLQMQTVQSEKIKLVKARPQTAPGTLWTAKSPGKSKLFPNTLSSRMLTHPEGFTKFTPGQAVHLRKREVQCEEAHPSYYVFQSSPKTIYAVSSRSCPQKQNYEMRMKEKKKKPNEGAKQQLLELPCSDSSSKIQASGNIRIPKQPQMLLSSVEHLKPLKAPIRPNPKRNGSANNYGPANKSTAGRELKTNGGKQASYMFK, encoded by the exons ATGGGACCAGGTATGAAAGACTGTCCCTTATTACTGCCCAGAGGGACACAGAAAAAGGAAAGCCAGACTTATGAAACACGTCAGAGAATGGTAAC TTCCAACAGTGGAACATCCCTTCCAAAtataaaaggaataaagaaaccATTTCCTCAGCTGACATCATCTTCCAGCAGATTGAGTAAGAATATCTCCAGCACTACAGAAAAG ACATCTCATAGCAACCTAGACGATGTTCAGTCACGGAGTTTTTACAAGAAAGGGAGTAGGATGAATGAGGCTTGCCAGAAAAGCag caGTATGAATGTTGGCCCACCTCTGAATAGAGCAAAGGGTTCAAAGAAGAAGGATCCCTTAGAAAAAAGACGAGTAAATCTCAATTACCCT CTCATTCCTTCCCAGTTGAAAAGCAGTATTATAGATATCTCCCAAAGGACTGAGGATGAACTTAAAGCAAGTAGTTATACAGAAGGAGACCCTAAAAGGAATATTCCAGTATCTGTTGCTGAAGCTGCTCCATTTGGTTCCAGATTTCCAGAGCCTTCAATGGGCaaattatttcttgactttcagtCATTGAGTATTATTAAAGAAGATGCTGATGAGGACAGTGCCAGtgatctttctgattctgaaaGAATTCCTATTCCACCTTCTCCTTTTACACCACCAGAACTTAATCTTAGAGCTGAAGAAATTGATCCAGTTTGTTTTGATCCTCATGCTGATCAAGGCTCTGAGCAGACTGAATATTACTATCCTGACTTCCTTCCACCCCCTTTTAACTCCTGGGATTTAAATAATATAGCTTCATCCACAAGCACAGAACACAAAAATGAGCACCTCTCACAGACAATAGAGTCTCTTGGGAAGTATATTGATAGACTTGTTCAACTAGAATGGCTACAAATGCAAACCGtacaaagtgaaaaaataaaactagtcAAAGCAAGACCTCAGACTGCTCCTGGTACCTTATGGACTGCAAAGAGCCCTGGGAAAAGTAAGCTATTTCCAAATACTTTGTCTAGCAGGATGTTAACACATCCTGAAGGGTTTACAAAGTTTACCCCTGGCCAGGCAGTTCATCTTCGCAAGAGGGAAGTTCAATGTGAAGAAGCCCACCCATCATATTATGTATTCCAGAGTTCTCCCAAAACTATTTATGCAGTTAGTAGCAGGTCGTGTCCCCAGAAGCAAAACTATGaaatgagaatgaaggaaaagaagaagaaaccaaatgaAGGTGCCAAGCAGCAACTTCTGGAATTGCCATGCAGTGACAGTAGTTCTAAGATTCAGGCTAGTGGTAATATTAGAATTCCCAAACAACCACAGATGCTTCTTTCCTCAGTTGAGCATCTTAAGCCCCTCAAAGCACCCATCCGTCCAAATCCTAAGAGAAATGGAAGTGCAAATAACTATGGACCTGCCAATAAATCCACAGCAGGGAGAGAACTCAAAACTAACGGAGGGAAGCAAGCCTCCTATATGTTCAAGTAA
- the PPP1R3D gene encoding protein phosphatase 1 regulatory subunit 3D — MSKGPGSLVLAPSPCLRQSVPRTALRSLSSLTDLDRGMSQAPRRGNPFSAPGPQSHPQKSGSSSCDPCLRPIIHRRARSLPSSPERRKKASGNAGAQCRPGCNRQHRVRFADALGLELTQVKVFNVGEDPSVPLHVLSRLSINSDLCCSSQDLEFTIQCLVPDFPQPADGSDFSTRLQGQRVCLERVTTSDLGLSGTVRVLNLAFEKQVTVRYTYNCWRSQQEAGALWRSSDGDSDVFTFCFPVPPYLLGLSSVVQFAIRYRVGGNEYWDNNKGQNYSLRCQTHPLKMPQECEESWIHFI; from the coding sequence ATGTCAAAAGGGCCGGGTTCCCTTGTCCTGGCCCCCTCCCCGTGTTTGCGTCAGTCCGTACCCCGGACTGCCCTGAGAAGCCTCAGCAGCCTCACCGACTTGGACCGGGGCATGTCCCAGGCGCCGAGGCGAGGCAATCCCTTCTCGGCTCCGGGGCCCCAGTCCCACCCACAGAAGTCAGGTTCTTCCAGCTGCGACCCTTGTTTGAGGCCCATTATTCACCGCCGGGCCCGCTCGCTCCCCAGCTCCCCCGAGCGCAGGAAGAAGGCGTCAGGGAACGCGGGGGCCCAGTGCAGACCCGGTTGCAATCGACAGCACCGGGTGCGATTTGCAGATGCGTTGGGTCTGGAGCTGACCCAGGTGAAGGTTTTCAACGTTGGGGAAGACCCGTCGGTCCCACTACATGTTCTTTCGAGGCTATCCATCAATTCCGACCTCTGCTGCAGTAGCCAGGACTTGGAGTTTACCATCCAGTGCCTGGTTCCGGACTTCCCGCAGCCAGCAGACGGCAGCGACTTCTCAACCCGGCTGCAAGGCCAACGGGTCTGCCTGGAGAGAGTCACTACCTCAGACCTTGGCTTAAGCGGCACCGTCCGGGTGCTTAACTTGGCCTTCGAGAAGCAGGTGACTGTACGCTACACCTACAATTGCTGGAGGAGCCAGCAGGAAGCAGGAGCTCTTTGGCGTAGCAGTGATGGGGATTCAGATGTGTTCACTTTCTGCTTCCCTGTACCCCCCTACCTTCTGGGGCTCAGTTCTGTGGTCCAGTTTGCAATTAGATACCGAGTCGGGGGGAATGAATACTGGGACAACAATAAAGGCCAAAACTACAGTCTCAGGTGCCAGACCCATCCTCTCAAAATGCCCCAGGAATGTGAGGAGAGCTGGATCCACTTTATTTGA